The Halomonas sp. KG2 genome contains a region encoding:
- the argJ gene encoding bifunctional glutamate N-acetyltransferase/amino-acid acetyltransferase ArgJ encodes MAVGNLAFPELPPLNGVRLGSAMAGIKKPDRRDVVVIELPETATVAGVFTRNAFCAAPVVVAKAHLEACASAGRVPRYWLVNTGNANAGTGASGLQDAYASCEALAEQMGVDKSQVMPFSTGVIGEPLPMTRLLAGIPHALNSLTDTSLAWQQAGEGILTTDTRAKGATATVSIGDQQVTINGITKGSGMIKPNMATMLGFVVTDAAIAQPLLASLLRETVDHSFNCITVDSDTSTNDACMLAATGTGARIENEEQVAIFRNALQCVMTELAQAIIRDGEGATKFVTLQVDEATTRQEALDVAFTVAHSPLVKTALYASDANWGRILAAVGRAPVEAFDVNQVVIDLGDVRLVEQGGRADSYTEAAGSAVMAQEEIIIRINLGRGEESATVWTSDLSHDYVTINADYRS; translated from the coding sequence ATGGCGGTGGGAAATCTTGCTTTTCCGGAATTGCCACCCCTTAACGGGGTGCGCCTGGGTAGTGCAATGGCAGGTATTAAAAAGCCGGATCGCCGTGATGTTGTGGTGATTGAGCTACCTGAAACGGCCACGGTAGCTGGGGTTTTTACTCGTAATGCGTTTTGTGCTGCCCCAGTAGTCGTTGCGAAAGCGCACCTTGAAGCGTGTGCAAGCGCTGGGCGTGTGCCTCGCTACTGGTTGGTAAATACTGGCAATGCCAATGCTGGTACTGGCGCATCGGGCTTGCAAGATGCTTATGCCAGCTGTGAGGCGCTTGCTGAGCAAATGGGTGTTGATAAAAGCCAGGTCATGCCCTTTTCAACCGGCGTGATTGGCGAACCTCTGCCCATGACGCGCCTGCTTGCCGGTATACCCCATGCGCTAAATTCCTTAACGGATACTAGCCTTGCTTGGCAGCAAGCGGGTGAGGGAATTCTAACCACGGATACCCGTGCCAAGGGCGCAACGGCAACCGTTTCAATTGGCGATCAGCAGGTCACGATCAACGGTATTACCAAAGGTTCAGGCATGATTAAGCCTAATATGGCGACCATGTTGGGCTTTGTAGTAACGGATGCGGCGATTGCGCAGCCGTTGTTAGCGAGTTTGTTACGTGAAACGGTAGATCACTCCTTTAACTGCATCACTGTCGATAGCGATACATCAACCAACGATGCGTGCATGTTGGCAGCGACAGGTACCGGCGCTCGCATCGAAAATGAAGAGCAGGTGGCCATTTTCCGCAATGCGCTGCAATGCGTCATGACCGAGCTTGCTCAAGCGATTATTCGCGATGGCGAAGGGGCAACTAAGTTTGTGACGCTCCAGGTAGATGAAGCGACCACTCGGCAGGAAGCCTTGGATGTTGCTTTTACCGTTGCTCACTCGCCGCTGGTGAAAACCGCACTCTACGCTTCTGATGCTAACTGGGGGCGTATTTTAGCCGCTGTTGGGCGCGCGCCGGTTGAGGCATTCGATGTTAATCAAGTCGTGATTGATTTGGGTGACGTTCGCTTGGTTGAACAGGGCGGCCGTGCCGACAGTTATACAGAAGCAGCGGGCAGCGCCGTCATGGCGCAGGAAGAGATCATCATTCGCATTAATTTGGGCCGTGGTGAAGAGAGTGCCACTGTGTGGACCTCGGACCTATCTCATGACTATGTGACTATCAACGCGGATTACCGTAGCTGA